The Fibrobacter sp. DNA window TTTCCCAGCCAATCTATGAACAAGCTCAGAAGGCATTTCAGATTGCACTCGACATGATAAACGGGGGACCTGTGGTAAACCATACCCTTGAGACACAGCTTGTGATCAGGGAATCCTGTGGATGCATGTCGCAATCTGTAAAAGCTATAGATCTCTGCAGTGTCAGGAAAAAAAGGTGTGCAACCTTAGACGATGATTCTCTTCATAAGAAATACTCCTTTGAAGACCGTCCCTTTATTCATGATAAGATGATGCAACTGCTTGGGGACCTTTGTAAACTCGATGTGTGCTGCAGTGAGGTCGACAGAAAATGTAGATGGATTAAAAGCAGAATCACGGAAATACTCTCATCGGAGTATATAGAGGAAGATGATATCCTTACATTTCATAATCTGATCACTGATCTGCGTCATAAGCTCCTTTGGGCTGCTGATGATGTGGAGAAGATTGCCAGGCTCGAGGACTTTTTTCACCAGGCCCGTGTCATTTTCATGGAATCAGCACTCAAGATAAACTCCAAGAAATGGGCACTGCACAAGAAAGATTTTCGTGGTTTGAGAGTAATCCTGAATCTTCTTATTTCCAATGTTTATGACAGAAACAAGACCCTCAAGACGATAATCCCGCAGCTTAAGTCTATGGGGATATCAAGCTGCTATATCTATTTATATGAGAATTCCTATGTTCATGGAAGAACCGACCGCTGGAAGTTCCCTCGCAACATCAAACTGTCCATGTCCTACGGGCATCCTGAACTTGCTGAAAAACTGCTGAAAACCGGAACGATAGCTACAAAGAATATATTGAAAAAGGAACTGTTTACTGCTGAAAAACGCTACACGGCCGTTGTTCTTCCGCTGTTTTACATGGAGGAGCAGCTTGGGTTCCTGGTGTCGGAAATCGACTTTATTGACAGTCTGCTTTTTGAATCACTGGTAGTGGAGATCAGCTGTGCACTGAAACTGATGTACCTGATGAAAACGAGGCAGGAGATCGAGGAGAAGCTAAGGTACGCTCTGTTAGAACTTGAGGAATATAATCAGCAGCTCAATGATATCTCACAGACTGATGAGCTTACCGGACTTCTTAACCGCAGGGGATTCCTGAATCACTCCAGACACGATCTTAATGTGTCGAGGCGGATGGGGATAGACGGGCTGCTGTTCTTTGCGGATCTTGATGGACTGAAAAAGATCAATGATACTTACGGTCACGAGGAAGGTGACAACGCTATAAAAGCTGTGGCTGTAATCCTGAGAAAGACATTCAGGGAGGTCGATATAATCTCAAGAATCGGTGGGGATGAGTTCACTATCTTTACCATAAACACCTCCATGGATATGTTAGCAGATCTGCAGAAACGGATACACGACCTGTTGGAAGAGTACAACAGCACATCCGGAAAACCCTACAAGGTCTCTTTCAGCATCGGCGCAGTCCCCTTCTCTGCCACAGGGACGGAAAATATTGAAACCCTGCTTAGCCAGGCCGACCAGCTTCTTTACAAGCAAAAAAAATTGAACAAAATGAAGCAGAGAAAGCGTTTGCGCCTGGAAAAAACAGATAAACCGTAAAAATACGGCCTCCATTAAACCTTTTAACCCCTGTTTATACTTCCCCTTGCGTATCTCCCCCCGGGATCATACAATATTCTGGGGTTGGTCCCTACAACTGCTCTTGACTCTGTGTAAGATTCTGTTAATAAAGGGGATAGGGGGAGTTGAAGTAAAAAACCTTGACTCAATACCCAATATGTTGTATCTTGAATACTTCTGATAGCAACGTATTGTATTTATAAGAAGATTACGCCCATTTTTCATAATTAGAGGAAAACACATGATCTTACGGAAGCTCTCGATTTACGGCTTCAAGTCATTCGCTGATAGGATAGAGTTGGAGTTTGGCGAGGGGATGACCGCTGTGATTGGTCCCAACGGCTGCGGAAAGAGCAATGTTGTCGATGCCATACGATGGGTTTTTGGTGAACAGAAGGCATCGTTGCTGCGCAGCAGCAACATGGCGGATGTGATCTTTTCCGGAACTCAATCCCGTCAGCCTCTCAATGTGGCCGAAGTGACTTTGACAATCGAGAACAATAAAAAGATCCTTCCTGTCGAGTACAGGGATGTATCGATCACAAGGCGGATATACAGAAGCGGGGAGAGTGAATATCTGATCAACAA harbors:
- a CDS encoding GGDEF domain-containing protein, which encodes MKRRKTRKSRPTVGLFISDLENAYTYNLYMGAMDAAQRSDSNLVIFPGKSPKAPYEFDYQFNAVYELPSAESIDALILATGTITNFLSYEEFEAFYKRYEGIPLISISIPLSGISSVLIDNKIGMKRAFSHLIKDHNLRKIAFIRGPESNAEAQERYLVYKEALQENGIEFDPALVYEGDFTFYSAFKAINELLEERKVKFDAVSAANDEMALSVMQALQNRGFRIPADVAIIGFDNVESAKFSTPSLTTVSQPIYEQAQKAFQIALDMINGGPVVNHTLETQLVIRESCGCMSQSVKAIDLCSVRKKRCATLDDDSLHKKYSFEDRPFIHDKMMQLLGDLCKLDVCCSEVDRKCRWIKSRITEILSSEYIEEDDILTFHNLITDLRHKLLWAADDVEKIARLEDFFHQARVIFMESALKINSKKWALHKKDFRGLRVILNLLISNVYDRNKTLKTIIPQLKSMGISSCYIYLYENSYVHGRTDRWKFPRNIKLSMSYGHPELAEKLLKTGTIATKNILKKELFTAEKRYTAVVLPLFYMEEQLGFLVSEIDFIDSLLFESLVVEISCALKLMYLMKTRQEIEEKLRYALLELEEYNQQLNDISQTDELTGLLNRRGFLNHSRHDLNVSRRMGIDGLLFFADLDGLKKINDTYGHEEGDNAIKAVAVILRKTFREVDIISRIGGDEFTIFTINTSMDMLADLQKRIHDLLEEYNSTSGKPYKVSFSIGAVPFSATGTENIETLLSQADQLLYKQKKLNKMKQRKRLRLEKTDKP